The Bombus affinis isolate iyBomAffi1 chromosome 15, iyBomAffi1.2, whole genome shotgun sequence DNA segment AACGTACGGTTTCGTGCGGTGGTCGAATATGACGACGATCGTGACGAGCTCCGAGTCGACGGAGGTGGTGTCCTCGATGGACGTGACGACCATCTTGAACGCCATATCGACTGAGGACAACCAATTCGCGAACAGCAGTTACTCGAACTATCAAAAGTGGTCCGTACCTATAACGATCGCAAAAGGGTGCGTCTTAGGCTCCATCATCGTAACCGCGGTATTTGGCAACCTGCTGGTAATGGTGTCCGTGATGCGGCACCGGAAGCTACGAATTATCACCAACTACTTCGTAGTTTCGTTAGCCTTGGCCGACATGTTAGTTGCGATGTTCGCCATGACGTTCAACGCGAGCGTTCAAATAACCGGCAAATGGATGTTCAGCTATTTCATGTGTGATGTCTGGAACTCGTTGGATGTGTACTTTAGCACCAGTTCCATCCTCCATTTGATGTGCATCTCGGTCGATCGTTACTGGGCGATCGTGAAGCCGCTCAAATACCCTATCATCATGACCAAGAGGCTAGCTGCTTACATGCTACTCGCTTGTTGGATTATGCCCGCGTTCATCTCGTTCATGCCTATCTTTATGGGCTGGTATACCACAGAAGAGAATAATATGCATCGACAGAAGCATCCTGAATTATGCGAGTTCAAAGTGAACAAGGTGTACGTAATATTCTCGTCGAGTATCTCGTTCTGGATACCATGCAGTATTATGACCCTTACGTACTTCGCCGTGTTCAAGGAGGCGAGTAGGCAAGAAAAACAGATGCACAGCCGTATGGGTAACGTGATGCTGTTGAGTCACAGGCCGAGTAAAGATTTGAATAATTTGAACGGGGAACTAAATAGTGCTGGTTCCTCAAAGACGCTGACATTGAACGAGATCAGCACCGATCATCTGCATACTCCCACCAAAGATAAGAATATCATGAAGATGAAAAGAGAGCACAAGGCTGCCAGAACGTTAGGCATCATCATGGGTACCTTCATAATTTGCTGGTTGCCGTTCTTCTTGTGGTGCGTGTAAGAAATCAGAAATCCAGAATTTCTAAAGGATAACCCTATTTCTTAATCTTCTACGGGCGAACATATTTTCATACTGCCCATAGGAAAGCTGAATTATTTATGTCCTTAATCTTTCCAATGTTCTAGATTTTCAAAAAATGTGAGAAAATATTGGAATACTTATTCAAATTCTTGCTGTATCGTATAATCAGTTTTAGGTCAATTGTTTAAAACTTGCTCCGGGAAAATTTTCATGAGTGAAATTATGGAGGTTTAAAATTtaatctttattattttttgtttttcttttgtttccttTGGGCAGAAGCACTTAGAACGATCTTAAGAGTTTACGGAATTGTTGGTTTCTGTTAAATTGGTTATATTTTTGTACGGTTTCTTGATTTAATTATATCGTGCAAACTGAGAAAGATAGCGACGTTCATCGCGCTCAATTAATGGGTTTAATTACTCTTGTTAGGATAAGAAAACACAACTAAGTGAATACAATAGGAGTGACAGGTCTAGGTGAAACAAAGTTTGTTTCCGTTTTGTTAGTAGTCTgataatgaatatttttatatttatttacttcATCTTACTGTTTTTAGAATCACTTTGCTTTATCAAATTAAACAAGATAAACTGATAtctttttttagaaatatatattattggaTTGTAAGGATTATCTTTTCATCTTTGAAAATCATGTTAAAACCATAATACTATGTTAGCAGTAGAGAATAAAAAAGTATACGTATACTCTTTATATGATAAACGATCAgtcttttaaaaaataaacatttgtattacatTGTGCTTCCCTTTCGAGATCATTGATATTAGGTTTCACAGttgttaaaatattgaaaaattataaaataatatagaatCGAAGAAAGTATTTAGGTTTTTTTATTCTTCACCCCCTCTGTGTATTTTCCATTTAATTCTTTAAAAGTTATCAAATAACACGTTCCACGATAACAGAAAAATCGTTTTTGCAGTACTTTTAGTTCAGATGAAGAATTGAAATCAAGTAAAAACAAACAGTTAATCGGCTAACGTTACTATAAAGAACGAATAgttaaaaattatgaaaatcgcAGTTTTTCATTCGGCCTATATACGTAATAAATCTAAAAATTCTTACCTACATATTTTGATGCCTATCGCTTGTTTCTGCATCAACCGATTTTGATGAAGTTTtcagtatgtacatatataccatGTTAGGTCAAACTTCAGAATAGAATTTGAGAAAGAAATAACTTCCATGCTTGTTTGATTTCATGTTATAAGTTCATACATATGTTGGAACTGAGGCTTAGGATATGGATTATGATGAGTTACACAAAGGACCAACGCGTAAAAACTGTACAGTTTTGTTATCAAAATAATAAGTCCATTATTAGCTGTCACGTTCGTCCTATCTTTCGATCTCTGATTACTTCCCGTGGGACCATGTAAAACAGCGGGTATAGTAGAATAAACCAGGGAGACATGAATAGCTGAAGAAAAACGTTCGTGTAGAAATTCGAACATTAGAACCTCAGACATTAACCATTGTTATGAAACATGCCATCGAAAGAGCCTGACGTACCAAGGCAATAAGTGGAAGGCATTTGAAGGATGTTATCTTCCACACATAAACTTTATATTATAAGCTTTAAATATTGAACGATATCCTTATTCTGAATTTTGACTCAATCTGTTTATAATCTACATGAATCTACAAAATGTATTGTTTAAATTTCCATTAGGTACAGATTGAGaccaaaaaattgtaaaaaacgATCTTTATTTTCTTCGCGATTCCAACTGATTGGAATTGTTTCAACATACTTGCTACTTTTTATCTAATAAActaattcttttaatttctcGAACAAAAAACGTCGTCGTTTAGaccaaattaaaaaaattattctggaaaaaaattcttttttcgaTTGAAACGAAATCCAAACTGAGAAATTCGGGGCTCGCAGCAGggttaatatattatttctgtTTCTAGTGTCTTAATTTTCCAGTTTGTTCAAggaacgtgttaattcaatCATTACGAACGAAATCTTCGCTGAATCCTGAAATCTTTGTTCACAGGTACGTTATTACGACTCTGTGCGGAGAATCCTGCCCATGTCCCAATATCGTTATCGCAATACTTTTCTGGATCGGGTACACAAACTCAGCATTGAACCCGCTGATCTACGCGTATTTCAATCGGGACTTCCGAGAAGCCTTCAAAAATACGCTGCAGTGCGCGTTCTGTTCGCTCTGCAGACGAGAGCCGTCCGACCTCGAGGCGCTCGATTTCCGTCGGCCGTCCCTAAGGTACGATCTGGTCTGACACGTTGAGGTACGCACTATATTCTATCGCTTTTTTCCCTCTTTCCCCTTTTTCGTCTATTTAATCCTTGATCGAACAAAACCTTTTCGAGTCTTTATTTTTGTATGAATGAGATGATTGTCTGGATGATTTGACGAGTGATTTACGAAAGAACAGTGacttacgaaagtattcgaacatttcTAGGAACtttttatgtatgtattatacaaaacatttcaaaattttataaactcCTTAACGAAATACAACCATCGTGATTCTATTgctaaaatttgaaacaaatctgaaaatgtatatatataaaagttataagatatttattagATGTATTAAATTAGATGTGTGTACTATACATTTATTGGATGTATATATTTCGCCAGAGATCACTAAAGTAATAtttgaacagtcaattatttaCTATATTAACAAGCCATAATTCACTTATCCCTCAATTTATGTGCATTATTCGTTCCATGTGATATTTTTTTGCATGGAAGAAAATTGCGTAAATGAAGTCTGTCAAAACGGAAAAGATTGTTGCTTAGTCGCAAGAATGGCATGCTTTTTATCTTACATCTAAAATACATCCTTTTCTACATCTTGTCATTTCATATTTGCAGTATTTGCAAGTAGAATGGGAAAGTACCGTTGTTATTGCTCAATCGATCAAGTTCAAACATGCTCTCTACAAACCataaaaaaatcaaaataaCGTCATTAGTACAATTAAATAAGAATTTTCGTCTCACTGATATGTAGTAAATTCAATGAAGATTATAGAGACATATATTTGCTTCCCGCGTAAAATGAGATCGCATAGATTAATACCGCATATAAAAActctaaaaataataaaactcgtAGATAAAAATTATAGCGTAAATTAAGGGAtgagtgtgtaatatatatagcGAGATTATCTTTTGTTTAATTGTTGTTGATGTTTGAATTGAAGATTCAATGTTTGAAATTGAAGATCCTAGTATTCATgacgtttattaatttttcagtAAGTGTATGTTCACAATAAATATCCTGTGACATATTCTACATTTTCAGTTCgctatgtattatattatatagcatatattgtttCACATATTATCGTATCCTACTACAGTGATAAcgcaatttaaaaaattttcgtataatacatataatatattcataaaaagacTCTGAGAAAAGTACAAAATTACTGTTTATATGAGAAATCCACTTATGAAGAGAGACGGTAACTTTAAAATTGTCTAGAATAAgatcctttttatttttaaatacttaTGAACATTTTAGCATTGATTTAGTGCTAAATTGGAGTAAAGTATAGTATTCTGTTAAAAAAATTAGCTGTTAAACAAAATGTAATGACATAAACTAtgattgaaaatataaaaattgaatataCAAGTTAATAAATGTAACTAATctgatatattttttatcagTTATTCTTTAAATTTGTAAAGCTGGTAAACGCTGCTTTCAAGTAATAAAAGATGCAAATTATAAAATTGAGACAATTGAAATGTTAACTACTAATTGTTAAATGTACGTTGATGGTAAACGAAGATTTAGAACATAATTGATCTAGAACAGATTAAGGGCGGTAAAGAGTGAATCATTTCCAAAGTTATCATCAAAGTTGGAAGGAACCATAATACCTCTATTTCTACCTCTATTTGAATATTCAATTTACTAAATTTACTCAACCCAATTCTAAGTCTGCATTCAATCTTTACTACATATTACTTCCTAAAAGAGTTGTCGTGAATTATAGAACTTGTTTAAAACTTTAAGTACATATTTCAAAACCATTTCGCattcataaaataaataaataaacgtaaTCGTTTTCGCTAGAATCTTGCAGAATAATTTCAGTAAAAAGGCTCATAAATCAATTAAGTACACGAATATAatctaaaattgaaatagcaaGGAAATTTCATGCAAACATTTGCTTAATGAATTTCTTTTGAGTCTACGTGCATCTTATGCCGATGACGACTGAT contains these protein-coding regions:
- the LOC126925022 gene encoding octopamine receptor beta-2R-like isoform X1, whose translation is MTTIVTSSESTEVVSSMDVTTILNAISTEDNQFANSSYSNYQKWSVPITIAKGCVLGSIIVTAVFGNLLVMVSVMRHRKLRIITNYFVVSLALADMLVAMFAMTFNASVQITGKWMFSYFMCDVWNSLDVYFSTSSILHLMCISVDRYWAIVKPLKYPIIMTKRLAAYMLLACWIMPAFISFMPIFMGWYTTEENNMHRQKHPELCEFKVNKVYVIFSSSISFWIPCSIMTLTYFAVFKEASRQEKQMHSRMGNVMLLSHRPSKDLNNLNGELNSAGSSKTLTLNEISTDHLHTPTKDKNIMKMKREHKAARTLGIIMGTFIICWLPFFLWYVITTLCGESCPCPNIVIAILFWIGYTNSALNPLIYAYFNRDFREAFKNTLQCAFCSLCRREPSDLEALDFRRPSLRYDDRTKSMYSETYIKHIDRRRSSEYGSSL
- the LOC126925022 gene encoding octopamine receptor beta-2R-like isoform X2, with amino-acid sequence MTTIVTSSESTEVVSSMDVTTILNAISTEDNQFANSSYSNYQKWSVPITIAKGCVLGSIIVTAVFGNLLVMVSVMRHRKLRIITNYFVVSLALADMLVAMFAMTFNASVQITGKWMFSYFMCDVWNSLDVYFSTSSILHLMCISVDRYWAIVKPLKYPIIMTKRLAAYMLLACWIMPAFISFMPIFMGWYTTEENNMHRQKHPELCEFKVNKVYVIFSSSISFWIPCSIMTLTYFAVFKEASRQEKQMHSRMGNVMLLSHRPSKDLNNLNGELNSAGSSKTLTLNEISTDHLHTPTKDKNIMKMKREHKAARTLGIIMGTFIICWLPFFLWYVITTLCGESCPCPNIVIAILFWIGYTNSALNPLIYAYFNRDFREAFKNTLQCAFCSLCRREPSDLEALDFRRPSLRYDLV